In Bradyrhizobium sp. WBOS07, the genomic window TGCACGCGCAGCTCCTTGAGCTCCCGGGCCGAGCGCTCGATCCCGTCGAGCACGGGCCTCAGACGCGCGGCCCCCGCCGAGACCAGATCGGCGGTGGCCTTGAGCTCGTTGGCGATGACGACGAAGGCGCTGCCGCGGCTGCCGAGATGGCTCGCCTTGAGGCCGGCATTCATTCCGATCAGCGTGATGTCGACCGTCGCCTCGGCGAGGCCGGCGATCGCCTGGCGAAATTTTGCCAGCGTGTCCTCGAGGATCGCGAGCGCCTCGTCGACCGAGCGGCCCGCACTGTCGCAGGTGGCGATCAGGTTCGACGCGTGCGCCAGCGCCTGCTTGACGCGCGTCAGGAACGACGAGCCGTCCTCCTCGCCGCCGAACAGCGTACGGCCATGGCCGGCGACGCTGCCCGCGTCGCGCAGGATGGCGGTGAGCGCGCCGACGATCTGGCCGATGTCGCCGCCGAACTCGCGCTGGGCATCCCTGAGCTGAGCCGCCTGCAATCGGCAAATCGCGCGCATGACGTCGTCGCCCGGGACAGGCTCCGGAACGAGGCTCGGCGCGGCGGCCGGCGCGAGGCCGAGACCGTGGCACACGTGCTCGAGACGCTGACGCGTGCTGTCGCCGGCCTGCAGCGAGATGATCGCGCTGCCGACCGCGTCGGCGATCTTCCGGGTGCTGGAACTGGCGCGCTCGGCCAGATGGCCGCTCTTGCTGCGCTGGTCGCGCAGGCCGGAATGGGCGGCGCCGAGCTCGGCGCTCTCCGACATCAGCTGGGCCCGGTAGCGGCTCTCGAACTCCCTCTGCCGTCCGGAGGCGGTGGCGACCGCTTCCGACAGGCGCTGCTGGTCCCGCGCGCAGCCTTCGATCGAGCCCTGCACGGCCTTGCCGAGATCATAGGCTTCCTGGGTGAAGGCGAGAAAGCCCTCGCGGTCGCCGTCGAGCGAGGCAGCCTCGATCCGCGCGCTGCGCGCGATGATGGTGATCATCTGGATGTGCTTGAACAGCGGCTTGAGCAGCGAAGACGCCTCCGCCGCGCTCTTGCCGATCGTCTCCAGCAGCGCGCTTTCCGCCGGCAGCGCCCGCGCCAGCTCGCTCAGCCGCGCGGCGATCTCCTGCAGCGCCGTCGCGGCGCCCTCGATCTCGGCGCCGGAGAGCTCGCCCGAGAGCGCAGCCAAGCCCTGGTTCAGTTCCTGGAAGATGAGGTGGCCGCGCCCGAGGTCGTGACCGACGCGCGCGAAGACCTCCTCGATGCGCGAGGAGACGTCCTCGATCGCCGCGGTCGCCTCAGCAAGCGTATTGGCCGGAACGAGGGACATGGCCATCAACCCGCCACCGCCGCGTGCCCGGCCTGATACCAGTGCATGATCTCGCGCGGGATCTGATGCAGCGACACGACCTTCTCGACGCCACCATAGGCGATGGCCTCCTTGGGCATGCCGAACACCACGCAGCTCTCTTCGTCCTGCGCCCGCGTCGAGGCGCCGAGCTTGCGCATTTCCAGCATCCCGCGCGCGCCGTCATCGCCCATGCCGGTCATGATGACGCCGAGCGCATTGGCGCCGGCATGCTGGGCCGCCGAGCGGAACAACACGTCGACCGAGGGGCGATGCCGCGACACCGGCGGACCGTCCTTGATCGCGATCTGATAGCGCAGGCCGATGCGCTGGAGCAGCATGTGCCGGGCCCCGGGCGCGATATAGGCGCTGCCCGGCAGCACCGGCTCGCCGTCCTCAGCCTCCTTGACCCTGATCTGGCAGACGCCGTCGAGCCGCCTGGCGAAGGCCGCGGTGAAGCCTGCCGGCATGTGCTGGACGATGACGAGCGGCGGGGAGTGCGCCGGCAGCATCTCCAGCACGTCGTTGAGCGCTTCAGTCCCGCCCGTCGAGGCGCCGATGCACACGATGCGCTCCGTCGTCGGCCGCACCCGGCTCTGCACCGGCGGCGGGATGATGGCGTCGGCGGTCAGCTTCTTCTCGATGGCCCGGCGTTCCGCGCGTGGGCGCACCCGCGCGCGCGCCGCCGACTTCACGGCCTCGCGGAGCCGCGTCGAGCATTCGAGCAGCGCCTGCCGCGTGTCGATCTTCGGTTTCGGCACGATGTCGACCGCGCCGGCCTCGAACGCCTCGAACATCACGTTCGAGCCCTCCTCGGTCAGCGAGGAGCAGATGATCACCGGGATCGGACGCTGCGCCATGATCTTGCGCAGGAACGTCATGCCGTCCATGCGCGGCATCTCGAGGTCGAGGATGATGACGTCGGGAATCTCGTTCTGGAGACGACGCGCCGCCACGAACGGATCCGAGGCCGTTGCCATCACCTCGATATCGGGGTCATCGTTGAGGATCGTCTGCAGGATTTGGCGCACCGACGCCGAATCGTCCACGATCAGCACGCGAACTTTCTCCTTCGGCATTGTGTGCGGCGCTCCGATCAAACCTGGAAGATGGTGGGCTGGACCTGCTTCAGACCCGGCACGGCGCTGTGAATCATCGATTCGGAATGGCCGACCAGGAGATAGCCTCCTGGCCGCAGATGGCTGCACAACCGCTCGATCACCTTGCGCTGCGTCTCGCGCTCGAAATAGATCAGGACGTTGCGGCAGAAGATGATGTCGACGTCGCGGTCGACCGGATAGGACGCGTCCATGAGATTCATTCTCATGAAATGCGTCATCCGCCGCAATTCCGGCACGACCCGCACCTCGCCGCGCGACTTGTCCCGCGACGACAGGAAATATCGCTTCACGAAGGGCTCCGGCACCGGGGCGAGCACGTCCCTGGTGTAGATGGCGGTCTTGGCGAGCCGCAACACGGCGGTCGAGATGTCGGTCCCGAGGACGCGGTACTGAAAGCGCGAGCCGTTCCGCGTCATGTCGTCCAGCACCATCGCGGTCGTGTAGGCTTCCATGCCGGTGGAGCTTGCCGAGCTCCAGATCTTCAGCTTCGCGTTGTTGCGCCGATGGGATTTGAGCAGAGCGGGCACCGCGACGTCGCGCAGGAAGGTGAAGTGCTGGGGCTCGCGAAAGAAGTCGGTCTTGTTGGTCGTCACCACATCGATGAGATGGGTGAGCTCGCTGTCGAAATGATCCGGCTCGAACAGGTTCTCGACATATTCGTTGAGGTCGGAGAAGTTCAACGCGCGCACGCGCTTGTGCAGCCGCCCCTCCAGCATCAGCCGCTTGCCCTGCGGCAGCTTGATGCCGACCTGCCCCTCGATGAGTTCGGCGATGGTCCGGAAGTGCCGGTCCGACAGATGGACGGCCGTATCCTGCACGGCGGGCATCATGGCCGCGTGCCCCGGTCCGGGATGGCCGCCTGTCCTGAATGTCGGGCCGTACGGGCCATCTTCGATCCTAAGCGTTGGCGAAGTCGTTGTAGGCGGACCGGTTCACCCGCCGTGCGGTGAGCCGGTCCGCGGGAGTCGCGATCTAGCGCTGGAATTCGGCGTCCCGATCGTCCCCGCCGTCGTTCATGTCGAAGGCGAAGCCACCGCCGGCCACCTTCACGGCGCGCGCCGGCTTGGCCGGCACGGCCTTCTTCGCCGGGCGCTCGACAGCGGCCATGGTGGCCGCCTTGGCGCGCAACTGGCTCACCGCCCGGTCGATCGGCGCCGGCGCCTGGCTCTTCGCGGCCTGCTCGATGCGGAAATAGGCGATCGTGGACTGCAGCTGCTCGGCTTGCGAGGCGAGTTCCTCCGAGGTCGAGGACACCTGCTCGGACGCGCTGGCGTTCTGCTGGCCGACCTTGTCGAGCTGCTGGATCGCCTGGTTGATCTGGGCCGAGCCGACGTCCTGCTCGCGGCAGGCCGCGGTGATCTCCTCGACGAGCTCGGCGGTCTTCTTGATGTCCGGAACCAGCTTGGCAAGCATGGCGCCGGCCTCCTGCGCCACCTTCACGGTCTCGGATGACAGCGATCCGATCTCCGCCGCGGCGGCCTGGCTGCGTTCGGCGAGCTTGCGCACCTCGGAGGCGACCACCGCAAAGCCCTTGCCGTGCTCGCCGGCGCGGGCGGCTTCGACCGCCGCGTTGAGCGCCAGCAGATCGGTCTGGCGCGCGATCTCCTGCACGATCGTGATCTTCTCGGCGATGGTCTGCATCGCGTTGACCGCGCGGCCGACCGCTGCGCCGGAAGCTTCCGCGTCCTTCGCCGACTGCGCGGCGATCTTCTCGGTCTGGTTGGCGTTGTCGGCGTTCTGCTTCACGTTGGAGGCCATCTCCTCCATCGAGGAGGAGGCTTCCTCGGCGGACGAAGCCTGCTCGGTCGCACCCTGCGAGAGCTGCTCGGCGCTGGCGGAGAGCTCCTGGCTGCCGGCCGAGACGTTCTGCGCCGCGGTCAGAGCTTCCGACACAATCTGGCGGAGCTTCTCCACCATGCGCTCGAGCGCCAGGCCCAGCGTGTCCTTGTCCGACAGCGGCTTGGCCTCGACCGTGAGATTGCCCTGCGCGATCTCGTTGGCGACGGCCGCGGTCTGGTTCAGGTTTGTGGTCATCGTGTTGAGCGACTTGATCAGATCGCCGATCTCGTCATTGCTGGATGACTCGATCTTCTGCGAGAGATCGCCAATCGCAACGGCATCGGCGAGTCCGACTGCAAGTGCCAGCGCGCGGCTGATATTGAGGGCAATCCAGACCGCGGCTACCACTGCGATGAGCAGCGATGTGGCCACCAGCGCAAGCAGCATGATGATCGCCCGGCTGCCTTCATGCCGCGCTTCGGCGCTCTCCTCGGCCATCGACTTCTTGACGTAGTTGATGTAATCGGTCGCGGCATTCAGAGCCAGCGTGGTCGACTTCAGGCCCTGATTCATCGAATGCTCGGCGGCCTTGGCCTTCTCCTGCCGCGCCATCCGAAGGGTTTCGTCCTGGACCGTATTCGAGGCAGCATAGGTGGTGGCGAAGGCATCGATCATCTTCCTGCCGGTCTCGCTCGCGCCGACATAGGCTTCGTCCTTGACCTTCAGCGCCCTCTCGCGAAGCTGCGTAATCTGGCTGGTGAACTTCTCCTGGTCTGCCTCAGACGACGCGAGGATCGCGTTCTTCTCCGCCCGGACCTGGAGCAGCACGCTCTCCTGCAGCTCGGCAACCTTTGCAAGACGGGCCGCACGCTGGGACAGATGCTCGGCCGTGTTGACGGTGTCGTTGAGCTTCAGATAGGCGACGGCGCCTGCGATCATCGAGAGCAGAATGACGACGCCAAACGCGCTTGCGAGCTTGGCCTTGACGGTGAATCTCATGGTCGATCTCATCGGTTCAAATTTGGGATTGCTATTCGGCAACGCTTTACGCTCGTAACTCAGGCGGCGCGGGGCGCATCCGCGCCGGCGGCGCGCCCTTCCGGAAACTTGTCGTTCGCCATCAGCTTGGCGAGATCGAAGATCACGACGAACTTCTCGCCCTTGCGGCCGATGCCGGCGGCATAGTCGGACTGCCACTTGCCGCCGACCTCGGGCACCGGCTCGATCGCCTGCTCGTCGATGTCGGTGACCTCGAATACGCAGTCGGCGACGAAGCCGACGCCGACCAGACGATCCTTCATCGGCACGTCCAGGATGATGATGCGGGTCGCTTCGGTGGCGGCCACGGCCGGCAGGCCGAGCTTGGTGCGGAGATCGACGATCGGATAGCCGCTGCCGCGCACGTCGATCATGCCGAGCAGGAAGTCCGGCGCGTGCGGAAGCCGCGAGATCGGCCGCATGTCCAGGATTTCGCGGACGTTGCGGATGCTGATGCCGAACGTCTCGCCGGCGAGCCCGAGCGTCAGATATTGCGAGGTTGCGGCCATGATGCGGTCCGGGGTTCCGAAGATTGGAAATGAGCGCGGTCCGGCACGAGGCCGGACCGGTTGATCAGCGTTGGAACTCGGCGTCGCGATCGTCGTCGCCGTCATCCATGTCGAAGGCGAAGCCACCGCCGCCGGCGACCTTCATCGCACGCGCCGGCTTGCGGGCAGGCACCGGCTTCTTCGTGCCGCGGTCGGCCGCCGCCATATGCGCGGCCTTGGCCCGGAGCTGGCCGACGGCGCGGTCGATCGGCTCGGCAGCCGCCTTGTCCTTGCGCACGGCGTCCTCGATCCGGAAGAACGAGATGGTCGATTGCAGCTGCTCGGCTTGCGAGGCGAGCTCCTCGGACGTCGAGGACACCT contains:
- a CDS encoding protein-glutamate O-methyltransferase CheR: MMPAVQDTAVHLSDRHFRTIAELIEGQVGIKLPQGKRLMLEGRLHKRVRALNFSDLNEYVENLFEPDHFDSELTHLIDVVTTNKTDFFREPQHFTFLRDVAVPALLKSHRRNNAKLKIWSSASSTGMEAYTTAMVLDDMTRNGSRFQYRVLGTDISTAVLRLAKTAIYTRDVLAPVPEPFVKRYFLSSRDKSRGEVRVVPELRRMTHFMRMNLMDASYPVDRDVDIIFCRNVLIYFERETQRKVIERLCSHLRPGGYLLVGHSESMIHSAVPGLKQVQPTIFQV
- a CDS encoding methyl-accepting chemotaxis protein, translated to MRFTVKAKLASAFGVVILLSMIAGAVAYLKLNDTVNTAEHLSQRAARLAKVAELQESVLLQVRAEKNAILASSEADQEKFTSQITQLRERALKVKDEAYVGASETGRKMIDAFATTYAASNTVQDETLRMARQEKAKAAEHSMNQGLKSTTLALNAATDYINYVKKSMAEESAEARHEGSRAIIMLLALVATSLLIAVVAAVWIALNISRALALAVGLADAVAIGDLSQKIESSSNDEIGDLIKSLNTMTTNLNQTAAVANEIAQGNLTVEAKPLSDKDTLGLALERMVEKLRQIVSEALTAAQNVSAGSQELSASAEQLSQGATEQASSAEEASSSMEEMASNVKQNADNANQTEKIAAQSAKDAEASGAAVGRAVNAMQTIAEKITIVQEIARQTDLLALNAAVEAARAGEHGKGFAVVASEVRKLAERSQAAAAEIGSLSSETVKVAQEAGAMLAKLVPDIKKTAELVEEITAACREQDVGSAQINQAIQQLDKVGQQNASASEQVSSTSEELASQAEQLQSTIAYFRIEQAAKSQAPAPIDRAVSQLRAKAATMAAVERPAKKAVPAKPARAVKVAGGGFAFDMNDGGDDRDAEFQR
- a CDS encoding chemotaxis protein CheW, whose translation is MAATSQYLTLGLAGETFGISIRNVREILDMRPISRLPHAPDFLLGMIDVRGSGYPIVDLRTKLGLPAVAATEATRIIILDVPMKDRLVGVGFVADCVFEVTDIDEQAIEPVPEVGGKWQSDYAAGIGRKGEKFVVIFDLAKLMANDKFPEGRAAGADAPRAA
- a CDS encoding chemotaxis response regulator protein-glutamate methylesterase encodes the protein MPKEKVRVLIVDDSASVRQILQTILNDDPDIEVMATASDPFVAARRLQNEIPDVIILDLEMPRMDGMTFLRKIMAQRPIPVIICSSLTEEGSNVMFEAFEAGAVDIVPKPKIDTRQALLECSTRLREAVKSAARARVRPRAERRAIEKKLTADAIIPPPVQSRVRPTTERIVCIGASTGGTEALNDVLEMLPAHSPPLVIVQHMPAGFTAAFARRLDGVCQIRVKEAEDGEPVLPGSAYIAPGARHMLLQRIGLRYQIAIKDGPPVSRHRPSVDVLFRSAAQHAGANALGVIMTGMGDDGARGMLEMRKLGASTRAQDEESCVVFGMPKEAIAYGGVEKVVSLHQIPREIMHWYQAGHAAVAG
- a CDS encoding chemotaxis protein; the encoded protein is MSLVPANTLAEATAAIEDVSSRIEEVFARVGHDLGRGHLIFQELNQGLAALSGELSGAEIEGAATALQEIAARLSELARALPAESALLETIGKSAAEASSLLKPLFKHIQMITIIARSARIEAASLDGDREGFLAFTQEAYDLGKAVQGSIEGCARDQQRLSEAVATASGRQREFESRYRAQLMSESAELGAAHSGLRDQRSKSGHLAERASSSTRKIADAVGSAIISLQAGDSTRQRLEHVCHGLGLAPAAAPSLVPEPVPGDDVMRAICRLQAAQLRDAQREFGGDIGQIVGALTAILRDAGSVAGHGRTLFGGEEDGSSFLTRVKQALAHASNLIATCDSAGRSVDEALAILEDTLAKFRQAIAGLAEATVDITLIGMNAGLKASHLGSRGSAFVVIANELKATADLVSAGAARLRPVLDGIERSARELKELRVQGDPTQLAKLEPQILLALREVEAGNERLGKQMSRLVNEGAEFERLMNSAQGLMTTLGESSAALPAVATRLETAAAGAQRLQVEVQDQAILDDLFARYTMERERDVHRDFLQTIGLESAAASRRVEAAETADDGIELF